The Natrinema salaciae genome contains a region encoding:
- a CDS encoding secondary thiamine-phosphate synthase enzyme YjbQ translates to MAFTVETESRLTTVDVTDRIAAAVPEDLESGTCTAFVEHTTAGLVVQENEPRLRGDLESFLRDLVPDEGHAHDQLDRNADSHLRAALVGPDVTIPVADGELALGTWQSALLVECDGPRTRTVSVTTVGD, encoded by the coding sequence ATGGCGTTCACCGTCGAGACCGAGTCGCGGCTGACGACCGTCGACGTGACCGATCGCATCGCTGCGGCCGTCCCCGAGGACCTCGAGTCGGGGACCTGTACGGCCTTCGTCGAACACACGACCGCGGGCCTCGTCGTCCAGGAGAACGAGCCGCGGCTTCGCGGCGACCTCGAGTCGTTCCTGCGGGATCTGGTTCCCGACGAGGGCCACGCGCACGACCAGCTAGACCGCAACGCGGACTCGCATCTGCGGGCTGCGCTGGTCGGCCCCGACGTGACGATCCCGGTCGCGGACGGTGAGTTGGCGCTGGGGACGTGGCAGTCGGCGCTGCTCGTCGAGTGTGACGGGCCGCGAACGCGGACGGTGTCCGTGACGACCGTCGGGGACTAG
- a CDS encoding branched-chain amino acid ABC transporter permease, whose amino-acid sequence MVGAVLLLGIAVLALDLVRLLVTGELSIARLGSYLWAGIVDSLYIGLAAIGLSMTYSILRFANFSHGDLITTGAFSGWTVAYLVGGIGVADLSSRLLLRANGGAQPGAVGMDVLAAPLAIVLGLVAAVIVTVLVALAIDRLVYRKLRDEDGIALLIASVGVALALRYLLAVFYTTDTRGVVAQAPSPGGVDLHQLTLVVSAVSLMLGIHLLLQYTKLGKSMRAMSDNKDLALITGIPTERVIFATWVIGAGLAGAAGYLIVLDRGQVSINLGWFLLLLIFAAVILGGIGSIYGAIAGSLVIGITINLSLVWIPSDMNEIAAFTLMIVVLIFRPDGLFSGVETA is encoded by the coding sequence ATGGTGGGGGCGGTACTGCTGCTCGGGATCGCCGTTTTGGCGCTCGATCTGGTCCGCCTGCTCGTGACGGGGGAGCTGTCGATCGCGCGGTTGGGATCGTATCTCTGGGCGGGGATCGTCGACTCGCTGTACATCGGTCTCGCGGCGATCGGGCTCTCGATGACCTACAGCATTCTTCGGTTCGCGAACTTCTCGCACGGCGATCTCATCACGACCGGCGCGTTTTCCGGGTGGACCGTCGCCTACCTCGTCGGTGGGATCGGCGTCGCGGACCTGAGCAGTCGACTGTTGCTTCGAGCGAACGGCGGTGCACAGCCCGGGGCTGTGGGGATGGACGTACTCGCCGCACCGCTCGCGATCGTTCTCGGACTCGTCGCGGCCGTGATCGTCACGGTGCTCGTCGCGCTCGCGATCGATCGACTCGTCTACCGGAAGTTGCGCGACGAGGATGGTATCGCGCTGCTCATCGCCAGCGTCGGTGTCGCGCTCGCGTTACGATATCTCCTCGCCGTGTTCTACACGACGGACACCCGCGGCGTCGTGGCCCAGGCACCGTCACCTGGCGGCGTCGACCTCCATCAGCTGACGCTGGTCGTCTCGGCGGTCTCGTTGATGCTCGGCATTCACCTGCTCTTGCAGTACACGAAACTCGGCAAGTCCATGCGCGCGATGTCCGACAACAAGGACCTCGCGCTCATCACGGGCATCCCGACCGAACGCGTGATCTTCGCGACCTGGGTGATCGGGGCCGGCCTGGCCGGTGCCGCCGGCTATCTCATCGTCCTCGATCGCGGCCAGGTCTCGATCAATCTCGGCTGGTTCCTCCTGCTCCTGATCTTCGCGGCCGTCATCCTCGGCGGCATCGGGTCGATCTACGGGGCAATCGCGGGATCGCTCGTCATCGGCATCACCATCAATCTCTCGCTGGTCTGGATTCCGTCGGACATGAACGAGATCGCAGCGTTCACGCTGATGATCGTCGTCCTGATATTCCGGCCCGACGGGCTGTTTAGCGGGGTGGAGACGGCATGA
- a CDS encoding sodium-dependent transporter, whose translation MAQRESWATRTGFILAAVGSAVGLGNIWRFPFQVGQEGGAGFVLIYLLFIALIGFPVMLAEFVIGRRTELNPVGAVKQLAAGRFRYAGWLFFTTGFLILSYYSVVAGWTFRYVLLGLQNDYVADVAGAEQQFLSVASGLDAVLFHALFMLAIIVIVGFGIRRGIELAVKVMVPAIIVIMIGMAIYAFTLEGSGEAYAYYLSPDFGYIGSEWQNILPAAAGQAFFTLSLGMGVMITYASYLGEDRNLAEDGLIIVGFDTFIALLAGLVVFPIFFSAGVNPGSPGAGAVFVTLAAAFGEISFGGLIGAIFFFTVAIAALSSAISILEVVVSYLIDEHGMDRLSATTIISVVIFLVGLPTTYDIVVLDLYDKLVNDILLVSGGFLIALFVGWEISDFAIDELEQGIGDLGSWGIAWLWLLRIPAVIGLLVVVLLGISGYYDFLTGDFAGWLEQTV comes from the coding sequence ATGGCACAACGCGAGTCATGGGCGACACGAACAGGCTTCATCCTCGCCGCAGTCGGAAGCGCAGTGGGATTAGGAAACATCTGGCGGTTCCCGTTTCAGGTTGGACAGGAAGGTGGTGCAGGGTTCGTACTCATTTACCTCCTGTTTATCGCGTTAATCGGGTTCCCCGTGATGCTTGCAGAATTCGTCATCGGTCGCCGAACCGAACTCAATCCGGTCGGTGCGGTGAAACAGCTTGCAGCAGGACGATTCCGATATGCCGGATGGCTCTTCTTCACAACCGGTTTCCTCATTCTTTCGTACTATAGCGTCGTCGCAGGATGGACGTTCCGATACGTACTCCTGGGACTGCAGAACGACTACGTTGCTGATGTCGCGGGTGCCGAGCAGCAGTTCCTCTCCGTGGCGAGCGGACTAGATGCGGTACTCTTCCATGCCCTGTTCATGCTGGCGATAATCGTTATTGTCGGTTTTGGTATCCGGCGTGGAATCGAACTCGCAGTGAAAGTGATGGTTCCTGCAATTATCGTTATTATGATTGGAATGGCGATCTATGCCTTCACCCTCGAGGGATCGGGTGAGGCGTACGCGTACTACCTTTCCCCTGATTTCGGCTACATCGGTTCAGAGTGGCAAAATATACTTCCTGCAGCTGCTGGGCAGGCGTTCTTTACTCTTTCACTGGGAATGGGTGTGATGATCACCTATGCCTCATATCTCGGTGAAGACCGAAACCTCGCCGAAGACGGCCTGATTATCGTCGGGTTTGACACTTTCATTGCGTTACTCGCCGGTCTCGTCGTCTTCCCGATCTTCTTCAGCGCGGGAGTGAACCCCGGTTCCCCCGGTGCCGGTGCGGTTTTCGTGACACTCGCCGCTGCGTTCGGGGAAATCTCGTTCGGTGGACTCATCGGCGCGATCTTCTTTTTCACTGTCGCCATCGCCGCTCTCTCGAGCGCAATCAGTATTCTCGAGGTGGTCGTTTCCTACCTGATCGACGAGCACGGAATGGACCGACTGTCGGCGACCACGATCATCAGCGTCGTTATTTTCCTCGTCGGACTTCCAACGACGTATGATATCGTCGTTCTCGACCTCTACGACAAACTGGTCAACGATATTTTGCTCGTGTCCGGCGGCTTCCTGATCGCACTCTTCGTCGGGTGGGAAATCTCCGACTTTGCAATCGACGAACTCGAACAGGGTATTGGCGACCTGGGATCGTGGGGTATCGCCTGGCTGTGGTTGCTTCGCATTCCAGCGGTCATCGGTCTGTTAGTAGTCGTCCTGCTGGGTATCAGCGGCTATTACGACTTCCTCACGGGAGACTTTGCGGGGTGGCTCGAACAGACCGTCTAG
- a CDS encoding SpoVR family protein: MTVSNADRFRKQAIASDLEEPVAEARNLATKLGLEPYPVKYWIIDYDEMNELIAYGGFQSRYPHWRWGMQYDKQQKQGQYGGGKAFEIVNNDNPAHAFLQESNTVADQKAVITHVEAHSDFFANNDWFGMFTSGRADEEQVNAAAMLERHARAIDEYMSDPDIDRAEVEKWIDHCLSLEDNIDQHQVFSRRLDVDGPAGEEIDEDLAEKLDELDLSDEIKGEVFNEEWVEKLEGEEITASFPEEPQKDVLAFVREHGKQYDDEAERAVEMAEWQRDILDMMRAEAYYFAAQKMTKVMNEGWAAYWESTMMTDEVFAGDDEFLNYADHMAKVLASGGLNPYSLGMELWEYVENTTNRREVLEHLLRVEGVSWRNLTDVVDFEGVLETLEPPDAIETITPETLDSLEEVPDEWVDREALERARAGEIDVETYPWKVLTYEGLARRHYSLVKRQNRGFLARVNQNELERIGRYLFDDARYSSVEEALEDVDFTVGWDRMFDIRESHNDVTFLDEFLTQEFITENNYFTYEHSQATGQFHVASDAAEDVKKKLLLQFTNFGKPTIAVYDGNYNNANELLLAHQYNGVMLDLGQAKETLKRIFELWGRPVNLLTIVKEVDEHDIEVAKRRNREPEPEEQGKLIRYDGETVSIEDVPWEEVEHLAADDIDYDTKPDEWLA; encoded by the coding sequence ATGACAGTGAGTAACGCCGACAGATTCCGCAAACAGGCCATCGCCAGCGATCTCGAGGAACCGGTCGCGGAAGCCCGGAACCTCGCGACGAAGCTCGGCCTCGAGCCCTACCCGGTGAAGTACTGGATCATCGACTACGACGAGATGAACGAACTCATCGCCTACGGCGGGTTCCAGTCGCGGTACCCCCACTGGCGGTGGGGGATGCAGTACGACAAGCAACAAAAGCAGGGACAGTACGGCGGCGGGAAAGCCTTCGAGATCGTCAACAACGACAATCCCGCGCACGCGTTCCTGCAGGAGTCGAACACGGTGGCCGACCAGAAGGCGGTCATCACCCACGTCGAGGCCCACTCCGACTTCTTCGCGAACAACGACTGGTTCGGCATGTTCACCAGCGGGCGCGCCGACGAGGAGCAGGTCAACGCCGCCGCCATGCTCGAGCGCCACGCGCGGGCCATCGACGAGTACATGTCCGACCCCGACATCGACCGCGCCGAGGTCGAGAAGTGGATCGACCACTGCCTCTCGCTCGAGGACAACATCGACCAGCATCAGGTGTTCAGCCGCCGGCTCGACGTCGACGGCCCGGCTGGCGAGGAGATCGACGAGGACCTGGCCGAGAAGCTCGACGAACTCGATCTCTCCGACGAAATCAAAGGCGAGGTCTTCAACGAGGAGTGGGTCGAGAAACTCGAGGGTGAGGAGATCACCGCGAGCTTCCCCGAGGAGCCCCAGAAGGACGTGCTGGCGTTCGTCCGCGAACACGGCAAGCAGTACGACGACGAGGCCGAGCGCGCGGTCGAGATGGCGGAGTGGCAACGCGACATCCTCGACATGATGCGCGCGGAGGCCTACTACTTCGCCGCGCAGAAGATGACCAAGGTGATGAACGAGGGCTGGGCCGCCTACTGGGAGTCGACGATGATGACCGACGAGGTCTTCGCCGGCGACGACGAGTTCCTCAACTACGCCGACCACATGGCGAAGGTACTGGCGTCGGGTGGCCTCAATCCCTACAGCCTCGGCATGGAGCTGTGGGAGTACGTCGAGAACACTACGAACCGCCGGGAGGTCCTCGAGCACCTCCTGCGCGTCGAGGGCGTTTCCTGGCGGAACCTCACCGACGTCGTCGACTTCGAGGGCGTCCTCGAGACGCTCGAGCCGCCGGACGCGATCGAAACGATCACTCCGGAAACCCTCGATTCGCTCGAGGAGGTCCCGGACGAATGGGTCGACCGCGAGGCGCTCGAGCGAGCGCGTGCGGGCGAGATCGACGTCGAGACGTACCCCTGGAAGGTGCTGACCTACGAGGGACTGGCGCGTCGACACTACTCGCTGGTCAAGCGCCAGAACCGCGGGTTCCTCGCGCGCGTCAACCAGAACGAACTCGAACGGATCGGCCGGTACCTGTTCGACGACGCCCGTTACTCGTCCGTCGAGGAGGCGCTCGAGGACGTGGACTTCACCGTCGGCTGGGACCGGATGTTCGACATCAGGGAGAGCCACAACGACGTGACGTTCCTGGACGAGTTCCTGACCCAGGAGTTCATCACCGAGAACAACTACTTCACCTACGAGCACTCGCAGGCGACGGGGCAGTTCCACGTCGCCAGCGACGCGGCCGAGGACGTCAAGAAGAAGCTGCTGTTGCAGTTCACCAACTTCGGGAAGCCGACGATCGCGGTCTACGACGGCAACTACAACAACGCGAACGAACTGCTGCTGGCGCACCAGTACAACGGCGTCATGCTCGATCTCGGGCAGGCCAAGGAGACGCTCAAGCGGATCTTCGAACTGTGGGGGCGGCCGGTGAACCTGCTGACGATCGTCAAGGAGGTCGACGAACACGACATCGAGGTCGCCAAGCGCCGCAACCGCGAACCCGAACCCGAAGAGCAGGGGAAGCTGATCCGGTACGACGGCGAAACGGTGTCAATCGAGGACGTGCCGTGGGAGGAGGTCGAACACCTCGCGGCCGACGACATCGATTACGACACCAAGCCCGACGAGTGGCTGGCGTGA
- a CDS encoding YeaH/YhbH family protein has product MGLRDDLERFREVGEQRREDLADFIQYGDLGQSRPGEIKIPVKIVSLPEFEYDQRDQGGVGQGEDGTPDTGQPVGQPQPQPGDDDGEDGEPGEEGGDHEYYEMDPEEFAEELDEELGLDLDPKGKKVVEEKEGPFTDLTRTGPNSTLDFERMFKEGLKRKLAMDFDEEFLRELCKVEGIEPRDVFEWARGENLPVSMAWIEEAYKDIPDEERGTWDSIRDVEDNVERESVQQKIRREGIQHVPFRREDERYRHPEIIEEKEKNVVVVNIRDVSGSMREKKRELVERTFTPLDWYLQGKYDNAEFVYIAHDADAWEVERDEFFGIRSGGGTKISSAYELANELLEEYPWSDWNRYVFAAGDSENSSNDTEERVIPMMEQIPANLHAYVETQPSGNAINATHAEELERHFGTDADDVAVAYVNNESDVTDAIYDILSTESDDSE; this is encoded by the coding sequence ATGGGACTGAGAGACGACCTCGAGCGATTCCGCGAGGTGGGTGAGCAGCGCCGCGAGGACCTCGCCGACTTCATCCAGTACGGCGACCTCGGCCAGAGCCGGCCGGGCGAGATCAAGATTCCGGTCAAGATCGTCTCGCTGCCGGAATTCGAGTACGACCAGCGCGACCAGGGCGGCGTCGGACAGGGTGAGGACGGCACGCCCGACACCGGCCAGCCGGTCGGGCAACCGCAGCCACAGCCGGGCGACGACGACGGCGAGGACGGCGAACCCGGCGAGGAGGGCGGCGACCACGAGTACTACGAGATGGACCCCGAGGAGTTCGCGGAGGAGCTCGACGAGGAACTCGGGCTCGACCTCGATCCGAAGGGCAAGAAAGTTGTCGAGGAAAAGGAGGGGCCGTTCACGGACCTCACCCGGACCGGGCCGAACAGCACGCTCGACTTCGAGCGGATGTTCAAGGAGGGGCTCAAGCGCAAGCTCGCGATGGACTTCGACGAGGAGTTCCTCCGCGAACTCTGCAAGGTCGAGGGGATCGAGCCCCGCGACGTCTTCGAGTGGGCCCGCGGCGAGAACCTGCCGGTGTCGATGGCCTGGATCGAAGAGGCCTACAAGGACATCCCCGACGAGGAACGCGGTACGTGGGACTCGATTCGGGACGTCGAAGACAACGTCGAGCGCGAGAGCGTCCAGCAGAAGATCCGCCGCGAGGGGATCCAGCACGTCCCCTTCCGCCGCGAGGACGAGCGCTACCGCCACCCCGAGATCATCGAGGAGAAAGAGAAGAACGTCGTCGTGGTCAACATCCGCGACGTCTCCGGCTCGATGCGCGAGAAGAAGCGCGAGCTGGTCGAGCGGACCTTTACCCCGCTGGACTGGTATCTCCAGGGCAAGTACGACAACGCCGAGTTCGTCTACATCGCCCACGACGCCGACGCCTGGGAGGTCGAGCGCGACGAGTTCTTCGGCATCCGCAGCGGCGGGGGGACGAAGATCTCGAGCGCGTACGAACTCGCCAACGAACTGCTAGAGGAGTACCCGTGGAGTGACTGGAACCGCTACGTCTTCGCGGCGGGCGACTCCGAGAACTCCTCGAACGACACCGAAGAGCGCGTGATTCCGATGATGGAGCAGATCCCGGCGAACCTCCACGCCTACGTGGAGACCCAGCCGAGCGGCAACGCGATCAACGCCACCCACGCCGAGGAACTCGAGCGCCACTTCGGGACCGACGCCGACGACGTCGCGGTGGCGTACGTCAACAACGAGAGCGACGTGACCGACGCGATCTACGATATTCTCTCGACGGAGAGTGATGACAGTGAGTAA
- a CDS encoding ABC transporter ATP-binding protein — protein MSDVDTESRPADGGEATAEPTSRSTDSSILEIRELEKHFGGITAVDGASFAVERGTITGLIGPNGAGKSTTFNCITGVHTPDAGSVVFDGDEITGREPHQIANRGLVRTFQIAREFPEMTVLENMMLAPKAQLGESLWRSVMPIARREVVEQEAVTRDRAWEMLEFFEIDHLAHEYAGNLSGGQRKLLDLARALLTEPEMLLLDEPMAGVNPSLEKKLLEHVHELQEQGYTFLLVEHDMDVIMNHCEHVIVMHQGSVLAEGTAEDIKADEAVVEAYLGGDV, from the coding sequence ATGAGTGACGTCGATACGGAGTCCCGCCCCGCTGACGGCGGCGAGGCCACCGCCGAACCGACCAGCCGATCGACCGACTCGTCCATCCTCGAGATCCGCGAGCTCGAGAAACACTTCGGCGGCATCACCGCCGTCGACGGCGCGAGCTTCGCGGTCGAACGCGGGACGATTACGGGACTGATCGGGCCGAACGGGGCCGGGAAGTCCACGACGTTCAACTGCATCACCGGCGTTCACACCCCCGACGCGGGGTCCGTCGTCTTCGACGGCGACGAGATCACCGGCCGGGAACCCCACCAGATCGCCAACCGCGGACTCGTCCGTACGTTCCAGATCGCCCGCGAGTTCCCCGAGATGACCGTTCTCGAGAACATGATGCTCGCGCCGAAAGCGCAGCTCGGGGAGTCGCTGTGGCGCTCTGTCATGCCGATCGCCAGACGCGAGGTCGTCGAACAGGAGGCGGTGACGCGCGACCGCGCCTGGGAGATGCTCGAGTTCTTCGAGATCGACCACCTCGCCCACGAGTACGCCGGCAACCTCTCGGGCGGCCAGCGGAAACTGCTCGATCTCGCGAGGGCATTGCTGACCGAGCCGGAGATGCTGCTGTTGGACGAGCCGATGGCTGGAGTCAACCCGTCGCTCGAGAAGAAGCTCCTGGAGCACGTGCACGAACTGCAGGAGCAGGGCTACACCTTCCTCCTGGTCGAACACGATATGGATGTCATCATGAATCACTGCGAACACGTCATCGTCATGCATCAGGGATCGGTTCTCGCCGAAGGGACGGCCGAGGACATCAAGGCCGACGAGGCGGTCGTCGAGGCCTACCTCGGGGGTGACGTCTGA
- a CDS encoding response regulator: MSGRRDEPVDVLLVENDDSDARLIRESFDKVAVETSLRLATDGDEALTILTDRGDEPPAIPDLVLLDLELPGMNGFELLETLTDEHSLARLPVLVLTRSATVADVHESYDLAANAYLTKPTDPDEYAEMVEAVADFWFRRAALPTNRS, translated from the coding sequence ATGAGTGGCCGACGCGACGAGCCGGTCGACGTACTCCTCGTCGAGAACGACGACTCGGACGCTCGGCTCATTCGCGAGTCGTTCGACAAGGTAGCTGTCGAAACGTCGCTTCGCCTCGCTACCGACGGTGACGAGGCGTTGACGATCCTCACCGACCGCGGCGACGAGCCGCCGGCGATCCCCGACCTCGTCTTGCTGGACCTGGAACTCCCGGGGATGAACGGGTTCGAGTTGCTCGAGACGCTCACGGACGAGCATTCTCTCGCCCGGCTTCCGGTGCTCGTCCTGACGCGATCGGCGACCGTCGCGGACGTCCACGAGAGCTACGACCTCGCGGCGAACGCGTATCTTACGAAACCAACCGATCCGGACGAGTACGCCGAGATGGTCGAAGCGGTCGCGGACTTCTGGTTCAGGCGGGCCGCCCTGCCGACCAATCGGTCGTAG
- a CDS encoding SDR family oxidoreductase yields the protein MAVTTAFDVDFSGTVAVITGASGALGSAAVDRFLEAGATVCAVDVVAPADDDSLLERDPGEESALAFYEGDLTDEDDVAGLLESIAADHDRIDHLLNIAGTWRGGDHVEETALEEFEMLVDVNLKTAFLASKHALPHLQESEGSIVSISARSSLEGGEGDGPYRITKAGIRLLTETLAEENRGTVRANCVMPSVIDTPMNREMMPDADHDEWVDPSEIADVMAFLCSDGATVTSGAAVPVYGEA from the coding sequence ATGGCAGTGACGACTGCGTTCGACGTCGACTTCAGCGGTACCGTCGCGGTGATTACGGGCGCAAGCGGCGCGCTCGGCAGCGCCGCCGTCGATCGCTTCCTCGAGGCGGGCGCGACCGTCTGTGCCGTCGACGTCGTCGCGCCGGCCGACGACGACAGCCTGCTCGAGCGCGATCCCGGCGAGGAGTCCGCTCTCGCGTTCTACGAGGGGGACCTGACCGACGAGGACGACGTCGCGGGGCTGCTGGAGTCCATCGCCGCGGACCACGACCGGATCGATCACCTGCTGAACATCGCCGGGACGTGGCGCGGCGGCGATCACGTCGAGGAGACGGCGCTCGAGGAGTTCGAGATGCTCGTGGACGTCAACCTGAAGACGGCCTTCCTCGCGTCCAAACACGCCCTGCCCCACCTGCAAGAGAGCGAGGGATCGATCGTCAGTATCAGCGCCCGATCCTCGCTCGAGGGTGGCGAGGGGGACGGCCCCTATCGGATTACGAAGGCCGGCATCCGGCTACTGACGGAGACGCTCGCCGAGGAGAACCGAGGAACGGTGCGGGCAAACTGCGTGATGCCGAGCGTGATCGATACGCCGATGAACCGGGAGATGATGCCCGACGCCGATCACGACGAGTGGGTCGACCCGAGCGAGATCGCGGACGTGATGGCCTTCCTCTGTAGCGACGGGGCGACGGTGACGAGCGGCGCTGCCGTGCCGGTATACGGCGAAGCCTGA
- a CDS encoding branched-chain amino acid ABC transporter permease, translating to MTALEERLSDRVSELGLPQWAVDLLLIGGVVLATYALFIVIGIVFGVSTNLIVGQLQQITFFAAVYALAALALNLHWGYTGLFNIGVAGFMAVGAYTMGMLTAAPDGSPPGLGLPLIVGVVGGMIAASLVGFVAALPALRVRADYFAIVTLGLSEIIRRALLSRSLQEFEIAGYALGTGGGSGIRAPSTDVVADYLLYVGADRTGDPTTLGAVLFESAELLGIQPSIIRNGVYTLILIAFVVAFYVLLTRIAYSPFGRILKAIREDELAARSLGKDTNRTKIKVFMLGCALMGLAGILWQGSRTQISPNSFMPIVTFYIFVALIVGGSGSNTGSIVGGFAFAAFLYQGPRFLRTIVRALVDVRAPPTIYDAFVPLASGDPLPLLGYAIGSLDEIRYIFIGLVLIVLMIRRPDGLLGHRKEIAAATDLSRRPAATNGGETDE from the coding sequence ATGACCGCGCTCGAAGAGCGGCTATCCGACCGCGTGTCCGAGCTGGGACTGCCACAGTGGGCGGTCGACCTGCTACTGATCGGCGGGGTCGTGCTGGCGACGTACGCCCTGTTCATCGTCATCGGGATCGTGTTCGGCGTCAGCACCAACCTGATCGTCGGGCAGCTCCAGCAGATCACGTTTTTCGCCGCCGTCTACGCGCTCGCCGCGCTCGCGTTGAACCTCCACTGGGGATACACCGGCCTGTTCAACATCGGCGTCGCCGGCTTCATGGCCGTCGGCGCGTACACGATGGGGATGCTGACCGCCGCTCCGGACGGCTCACCGCCCGGGCTGGGACTCCCCCTGATCGTCGGCGTCGTGGGCGGCATGATCGCCGCCTCGCTGGTCGGCTTCGTCGCGGCCCTGCCGGCCCTGCGGGTACGAGCGGACTACTTCGCGATCGTCACGCTCGGCCTCTCCGAGATCATTCGTCGCGCCCTGCTCTCGCGATCGCTTCAGGAGTTCGAGATCGCCGGCTACGCCCTCGGAACCGGCGGTGGCAGCGGGATCCGCGCCCCGTCGACCGACGTCGTCGCCGATTACTTGCTGTACGTCGGCGCTGACCGAACTGGCGACCCGACGACGCTCGGAGCCGTCTTGTTCGAATCCGCGGAACTCCTCGGAATCCAGCCGTCAATTATCAGAAACGGCGTCTACACGCTCATCTTGATCGCGTTCGTCGTCGCCTTCTACGTGCTGTTGACCCGGATCGCGTACTCCCCGTTCGGTCGCATCCTCAAGGCGATCCGCGAGGACGAACTCGCAGCCCGCTCGCTCGGCAAGGACACGAACCGCACGAAGATCAAGGTCTTCATGCTCGGCTGTGCGCTGATGGGGCTCGCCGGCATCCTCTGGCAGGGAAGCCGAACCCAGATCAGCCCGAACAGCTTCATGCCGATCGTGACGTTCTACATCTTCGTCGCACTCATCGTCGGCGGCTCGGGCTCGAACACCGGCAGCATCGTCGGCGGCTTCGCGTTCGCCGCGTTCCTCTATCAGGGCCCTCGATTCCTCCGAACGATCGTCCGAGCGCTCGTCGACGTCCGCGCACCGCCGACCATCTACGACGCGTTCGTCCCGCTGGCCTCGGGCGACCCCCTGCCGCTGCTCGGGTACGCCATCGGCAGTCTCGACGAGATACGATACATCTTCATCGGACTCGTCCTCATCGTCCTCATGATCCGACGCCCCGACGGCCTGCTCGGCCATCGAAAAGAGATCGCAGCCGCGACCGACCTCTCACGCCGACCCGCCGCAACCAACGGAGGTGAGACCGATGAGTGA
- a CDS encoding HEAT repeat domain-containing protein, which translates to MDGDGEGDAAVEPRGQGAAGIDVPSVLAQLDDAASTEQRAAVRRIRTAIDEQGRTAAYVPTVPKLRALLERPDIDFRVAVAACLADLAAEAPTDVAPSTATIVDVAVERADEPVTQELLRCLAAVADERPTVVADHVPAIADVLERRSGYDRRGLRVLAHVSRAEPTAVEPAVDVLTGALAADPVENGRPTLRALGRLARSDASLPALGFVTHVAALVDHDDSSLRRDAIGCLDDVARRDPAAVEPICADLGPALSSPDPDTRAVAAITVARVATETDAAVEPVRDQLLELLADDQPRVRANACIALGNGRVAAAAPRLATLAYEDPAPNVRDRASWAAERLSARQ; encoded by the coding sequence ATGGATGGGGATGGGGAAGGGGATGCGGCCGTCGAGCCTCGGGGTCAGGGGGCCGCCGGAATCGACGTGCCGTCAGTCCTCGCACAACTCGACGACGCTGCATCGACGGAGCAACGAGCCGCGGTCCGCCGGATCCGAACCGCGATCGACGAGCAGGGACGGACGGCGGCGTACGTCCCGACGGTGCCGAAGCTCCGAGCGCTGCTCGAGCGGCCGGACATCGACTTCCGAGTGGCGGTCGCCGCCTGTCTCGCCGATCTGGCGGCCGAGGCACCGACCGACGTTGCACCGTCGACCGCGACGATAGTCGACGTTGCCGTCGAACGCGCCGACGAGCCGGTAACGCAGGAACTCCTTCGCTGTCTCGCCGCCGTCGCCGACGAACGGCCGACCGTCGTCGCCGATCACGTCCCGGCGATCGCCGACGTGCTCGAGCGACGGTCCGGGTACGATCGCCGGGGGCTCCGAGTACTGGCACACGTCTCGAGGGCGGAGCCGACGGCGGTCGAACCCGCGGTAGACGTACTCACGGGCGCGCTGGCGGCCGATCCGGTCGAGAACGGACGACCGACGCTCCGGGCGCTCGGTCGGCTCGCCCGCTCCGACGCGTCGCTTCCCGCTCTCGGGTTCGTGACACACGTCGCCGCGCTCGTCGATCACGACGACAGCTCCCTGCGCCGCGACGCGATCGGTTGTCTCGACGACGTGGCCCGCCGCGATCCCGCCGCAGTCGAGCCGATCTGTGCCGACCTCGGGCCGGCGCTCTCGTCTCCCGATCCGGACACGCGGGCCGTCGCCGCGATCACGGTCGCTCGCGTCGCCACCGAGACCGACGCCGCGGTCGAGCCGGTTCGCGACCAGTTACTCGAGTTGCTCGCGGACGATCAGCCACGCGTTCGGGCGAACGCCTGCATCGCGCTCGGGAACGGACGCGTCGCTGCGGCCGCGCCCCGACTCGCGACCCTCGCGTACGAGGACCCCGCGCCGAACGTTCGCGATCGCGCGTCGTGGGCCGCCGAGCGGCTCTCGGCGAGGCAGTAG